The DNA segment TATCTCGATATGCATTATGACGGGTTTAGAATATGGGGCGTCACCGCCGCGATCATCGCGAATTTGGCGTTGCGCATCCCACCAGAACGGCTGAAGACAGGCTAAAGTCGCGACAAACCGCCGCATCCGTTCAAATTGGCTCGGTTGAGGGGCTTGTTATCCCCTCGCTTTTTTGGTTAGCGCATTGGCTGTGACCCAACCCTTGCAATCTTTATCCCAAGCCGACTGGCCGCATCGCGATGGTATGCGCGCAATCACGGCGGCATTGGGCGTGGATTCCATCCGGTGGGTCGGCGGTGCAGTGCGCGACACATTAATCGGAATGCCGGTCCATGACGTCGATTGCGCCACCCTACACACGCCCGATATCGTGGTGGAACTGTGCAAGAAAGCCGGCATTCGAACGGTTCCAACGGGGATCGAACACGGCACTGTCACGGCCATATTGGATGATGGCCCGGTCGAGGTGACAACATTGCGCCGCGACGTATCCACCGATGGCCGACGCGCCACGGTGGCCTTTGCCGATCGATGGGAAGACGATGCCGCGCGCCGTGATTTCACGATCAACGCGTTGTACGCCCATCCCGAAACGTTGGAAATTTCCGATTATTTCGGCGGGATCGACGATTTGAAGGCGCGGCGATTGCGATTTATCGGTGATGCCCGTCAACGCATCGCCGAAGACCATTTGCGGATCCTGCGATATTACCGGTTCCAAGCGCGCTTTGGCACCGATCTCGATGCGGAGGCAGAGGAGGCATGCGCCGACCTCGCCAGCACATTGAAGGGGTTGAGCCGCGAGCGCATCGCCAGCGAAATGATCGGCATTTTGTCGCTTCCCAATCCCCACGACACCGTTGCGCGCATGCGCGAAGCCGGAGTTTTGGGTGTCATCTTGCCAGAATGCCGCGCTCCGCATGTGAAAGCATTGGCGCAATTGATCGGTCACGAAACAGACCAAGGCTTCGCAGCCGAACCCTTGCGCCGGTTGGCAGCGTTGTTGCCGCCCTCACCCGATGTCAGCGGCTCTGTCGCGGTTCGGTTGCGCCTTTCGCGGGCTCAGCGCGCGCGATTGACTTGCGCGGCGGAAAGACTCACCGATCAGGCCGGCACCGCCCAAGCTTTGGCCTATCGCATCGGTGTGGACTTCGCAGTCGATCGCTTGCTGCTTTTGGGAGAAGAAGCCCGCACCATTGCCGATTGGGAACCGCCGCAATTCCCGATAAAAGGCGGAGAAATCGTGAAACGCGGGGTCCAAGCGGGCCCCGATGTGGCGCGAATTCTGCGCGCGGTGGAACGTCGATGGGTCGCCGAAGGATTCCCCGACAAATCCCGCGTGGACGCAATCTTAGCGGAGGAAATGCCCTAAGATCTTCACTATTGCTGGCCCGCGTTAAGCGCGCCTTCACCCCCTTCAACCGATACACCGCAATGCACCCGATGGTTTGGCAAAACCGCCTTATCGATCGCGCGTTCATCAACCGGGAACCGGTGCACGCTTTGGCCATTGGATATCTATCCATGCGCCTTGTGCATCCCCCTAAGACGAAACCAACACTGGAGAATATTTTACAATGATGACTGGGAATTTTGGCAAGTTTGCAAAGCCAACTCTGATCGCTGCGGCGGTCGCACTATCCCCATTTGCGGCCAGCGCACAGGATGTCGGCGCAACCGTGATGGGCAATGATGACGCGCCAATCGGCACCGTCACCGCAAATGAAGGCGGCGTCGTAACGGTCGACACTGGCAAACACAGCGCGCCTCTTCCTGCGAACCTTTTGGCGCAACGCGACGGCCAATGGTCGGTCAACGCTACTCAGGCGCAAATCAACGGAATGATGGATGCGCAAGTTGCTGCTGCAAACGCCGCGCGCGATGCGGCCTTGGTCGAAGGCGCAGCCGTGGTTAGCGCCGAAGGCACACCAGCCGGCACTGTCTTTACCGTCGACACCGAAAACACCGTCATCGTGCAAAGCGAAGCCGGCATCATCACATTGACCCGCGAAAGCTTCGCAGTCAGCCCATCGGGCGCGTTGATGGCGTTGTATTCGGCCGAACAATTGGCCGCAAACACGGTTGAAGTTCCCGAAGGCGCCGAAATCCTAACCCCGGCACAAGCCGCAGCGAAAGAAGCCGAAATGGCTGCTGCTGCCGCAGAAGACGCCGCCGCGGATGCCGCTGGCGAATAAGTCTTAACCGGTCATATTTTGGCCGATTGTAAAAAAGCCGCGGAGACCTTCATCGGTCGCCGCGGCTTTTTTCTATCCAAATGTGTTGTCTTTGGGGAAGCCTTGCGGCGGCATGCGCCCGGCCGCGCCGCGCGCGACTTTCCATTGCCAAATATCGTTTTCGGTCCGCGTGCGTTCGCCCGACCCGCCCATTTTCCAACTCAACCCTTCGGCCAAGATGAATGTGGTTGCATCCGACAATCCGCCGTCGCGATACCGTTGCAGCATCACACCTTGACCGC comes from the Erythrobacter sp. Alg231-14 genome and includes:
- a CDS encoding CCA tRNA nucleotidyltransferase, encoding MRAITAALGVDSIRWVGGAVRDTLIGMPVHDVDCATLHTPDIVVELCKKAGIRTVPTGIEHGTVTAILDDGPVEVTTLRRDVSTDGRRATVAFADRWEDDAARRDFTINALYAHPETLEISDYFGGIDDLKARRLRFIGDARQRIAEDHLRILRYYRFQARFGTDLDAEAEEACADLASTLKGLSRERIASEMIGILSLPNPHDTVARMREAGVLGVILPECRAPHVKALAQLIGHETDQGFAAEPLRRLAALLPPSPDVSGSVAVRLRLSRAQRARLTCAAERLTDQAGTAQALAYRIGVDFAVDRLLLLGEEARTIADWEPPQFPIKGGEIVKRGVQAGPDVARILRAVERRWVAEGFPDKSRVDAILAEEMP